One genomic segment of Desulfomicrobium sp. ZS1 includes these proteins:
- a CDS encoding bifunctional enoyl-CoA hydratase/phosphate acetyltransferase: MLTSMKSIIDKALTLPRQTVAVACAQDAEALKAVAEAQAMGLADFILVGNTDKIRSIADTIELDLAPFELVDARGEACGAATTVTVVASGRAQILLKGFVDSSVLFKAVLNRDAGLRNGATVSHTVVMDVPGFDKLYLLTDAAMIIKPDLQTKREIVRNAVKVARALGNPDPVVGVLCESEKVNPKMPATVDAAALVEMNRSGELTGCRVGGPYALDNAISIEAARHKGMRDPLAGRADILLAPDLAAGNIFYKSLMYFAQARSAGVVMGTKAPVLLNSRADSHQTKINAVALGILMAASGSHA, encoded by the coding sequence ATGCTCACATCCATGAAGTCCATCATCGACAAGGCCCTGACCCTGCCCCGGCAGACCGTGGCCGTGGCCTGCGCCCAGGACGCCGAGGCCCTTAAGGCCGTGGCCGAGGCCCAGGCCATGGGGCTGGCCGATTTCATACTGGTCGGCAACACCGACAAAATCAGATCCATCGCCGATACAATCGAACTGGATCTCGCGCCCTTCGAGCTGGTCGACGCGCGGGGCGAGGCCTGCGGCGCGGCGACCACGGTGACGGTCGTGGCTTCGGGACGCGCCCAGATCCTCTTGAAGGGCTTCGTGGACTCCTCGGTCCTGTTCAAGGCCGTCCTGAACCGCGACGCGGGCCTGCGCAACGGCGCAACGGTCAGCCACACCGTGGTCATGGACGTGCCCGGCTTCGACAAGCTCTATCTGCTGACCGACGCGGCCATGATCATAAAGCCCGATCTTCAGACCAAGCGCGAGATCGTGCGCAACGCCGTCAAGGTGGCCCGGGCACTGGGCAACCCGGACCCCGTGGTCGGGGTCTTGTGCGAGTCCGAAAAGGTCAACCCGAAAATGCCGGCCACCGTGGACGCTGCGGCCCTGGTGGAAATGAACCGCAGCGGAGAACTGACGGGCTGCCGCGTGGGCGGGCCCTACGCTCTGGACAACGCCATCAGCATCGAGGCCGCCCGGCACAAAGGCATGCGCGACCCGTTGGCAGGCAGGGCGGACATCCTGCTGGCCCCGGACCTGGCGGCGGGCAACATCTTTTACAAGAGCCTCATGTATTTCGCCCAGGCCCGTTCGGCCGGGGTGGTCATGGGCACCAAGGCCCCGGTGCTGCTCAATTCGCGGGCCGACTCCCACCAGACCAAGATCAACGCCGTGGCCCTGGGCATCCTCATGGCCGCAAGCGGGAGCCATGCATGA
- a CDS encoding MFS transporter, producing the protein MYIRTSALAAASVASFLVPFMMSAVAITLPVMQVELGATAVELSWIAGSYILALAAILLPVGRLADILGRRRTFVWGTAAFVIFSLCASLAWSVTSLVALRVVQGVGAAMILSTGVAIVTELYPRTERGRVMGIMVACVYLGLSVGPLVGGMMTSLAGWRSVFFLCLPPGLLAWIMARRIEDEWRPAHGEGFDLIGSLLYAAFVVCCVNGLTGLARPERGLPLLGGALILGLFFVLRSRSVAHPLIDLSLFTANRVFLLSSLATLVNYAGTFAVGFLLSLYLQVVKGFSPMHAGFILVVQPVVQSLLSPLAGVLADRFNAAGLASLGMALCALGLLGMCGVDLHTGLLEIGAILALLGLGFALFASPNMSVVMGSVEPRHYSIASSLVATMRTFGMTLSMGISAVVFGFLLQDRQIAPETIPEFLASMRVIFAVCAGLCVAGVFCSLGRVGKR; encoded by the coding sequence ATGTATATTCGTACATCCGCGCTGGCCGCCGCATCCGTGGCCAGTTTTCTGGTTCCGTTCATGATGTCCGCCGTGGCCATCACTCTGCCGGTCATGCAAGTCGAACTGGGGGCCACGGCCGTGGAGCTCAGCTGGATCGCGGGGAGCTATATCCTGGCCCTGGCCGCCATTCTGCTGCCTGTCGGGCGGCTGGCCGACATCCTCGGTCGCAGGCGCACCTTTGTCTGGGGCACGGCGGCGTTCGTGATCTTTTCGCTGTGCGCGTCCCTGGCCTGGTCCGTGACCAGCCTCGTGGCCCTGCGCGTCGTGCAGGGAGTGGGCGCGGCCATGATTCTGTCCACGGGCGTGGCCATCGTCACGGAATTGTATCCGCGCACCGAGCGGGGTCGGGTCATGGGCATCATGGTCGCTTGCGTCTACCTCGGCCTGTCCGTGGGGCCGCTTGTGGGCGGAATGATGACCTCCCTGGCCGGGTGGCGCTCGGTCTTCTTTCTGTGCCTGCCTCCGGGCCTCCTGGCCTGGATCATGGCCCGCAGGATCGAGGACGAATGGCGTCCGGCGCATGGCGAGGGCTTCGATCTGATCGGGAGTCTCCTGTACGCCGCTTTTGTAGTCTGCTGCGTCAACGGCCTGACCGGGCTGGCCAGGCCGGAGCGGGGACTGCCTCTGCTCGGGGGAGCGCTGATCCTGGGCCTTTTTTTCGTGCTGCGTTCGCGCAGCGTCGCCCATCCGCTCATCGATCTTTCGCTGTTCACGGCCAACAGGGTCTTTCTGCTCTCGAGCCTCGCCACCCTGGTCAATTATGCGGGCACCTTCGCGGTGGGTTTTCTGCTCAGCCTGTATCTGCAGGTGGTCAAGGGCTTTTCACCCATGCATGCCGGGTTCATACTGGTGGTTCAGCCGGTGGTGCAGAGCCTGCTCTCCCCGCTGGCCGGGGTTCTGGCCGATCGCTTCAACGCGGCCGGGCTGGCCAGCCTGGGCATGGCGCTGTGCGCCTTGGGACTGCTAGGGATGTGCGGGGTGGACCTGCACACCGGGCTGCTTGAAATTGGCGCGATTCTGGCCTTGCTGGGCCTGGGGTTCGCTCTTTTCGCCTCGCCCAACATGAGCGTGGTCATGGGCAGCGTCGAACCTCGGCATTACAGCATCGCCTCCAGCCTGGTCGCGACCATGCGCACTTTCGGCATGACCCTGTCCATGGGCATCTCCGCCGTGGTCTTCGGTTTCCTGCTGCAGGATCGCCAGATCGCTCCTGAAACGATCCCGGAATTTCTGGCCAGCATGCGCGTCATCTTCGCCGTCTGCGCAGGGCTTTGCGTGGCGGGTGTGTTCTGTTCCCTGGGTCGCGTCGGAAAGCGCTGA
- a CDS encoding efflux RND transporter permease subunit, with product MHQKIQHGAIAWMASNPVAANLIMLLCLVGGLIMASQIKQEVFPEFESEIVTVSVAYPGASPEEVEKGIVLAIEERVTGLDGIKKVTSSSTEGVGTVTIEALEGTDMERLAQDVKGEVDRISSFPEDTETPKVVVASNQRRTLSIAVYGDLQESVLREMAETVRDELLQDPEITRIDLSGARDLEIGIEISQDTLRAHGLTLREVAEIIGNSALELPGGSVKTAQGEILVRVKDRRELGKEFAGLPIISTPEGSVVRLEDLGRITDGFEDTDLYALYNNQPAILLDIYRVGDQTPISVSDAVKRHMERLNQILPPGVHIAKRNDSSDIFRQRMDLLTRNGLMGLCLVFVLLALFLEIRLAFWVSMGIPISIMGSFLILPGLGVSFNMISMFAFIITLGIVVDDAIVVGENIYQYREQGLSPLKAATNGAREVVMPVTFSVLTNVVAFLPMLFVPGVLGRVFGVLPAVVVSVFIISLVESLFVLPSHLGHLKSGGRSWLSFVHKWQGKFSTWFMHMVNTVVSPLLMLTIRLRYLTLAVAMAVLVATVGYVASGRMGIVMFPKVESDYAYVELAMPFGSPVARTEAAIKRMVRIAGDLARENGGAELVEGIFSQVGTSSGGHQGSVRVFLTPPEQRTLSTTEFTNRWRERVGDIAGAEYLKFESDRGGPGSGAALTIELSHRSTQILEKAGEDLAKELGSYAQVSDIDDGFSAGKTQLDFRIRPEGRSLGLTSQDVARQIRAAFYGAEALRQQRGRNEIKVMVRLPEDERISLQNIEDFLVRTPAGKSVLLREVADVSKGHSYTSIERRNGRRIISVTADVTPPSEAASIINSVRDNFLPRLQDRYQGLEFSFEGKQADIKEGVGALLLGLGMGSLCIFALLAIPLRSYAQPLIIMTSIPFGVVGAIFGHLLMGYSLSLVSLFGIVALSGVVVNASLVLIDCANGKRRLGHSALSSIHQASLQRFRPILLTTVTTFGGLAPMIWETSRQARFLIPMALSLGFGIVFSTFITLGIVPSLYMILEDLKRFGRSLVK from the coding sequence ATGCACCAGAAAATTCAGCACGGCGCCATCGCCTGGATGGCCTCCAATCCGGTGGCCGCGAATCTGATCATGCTGCTCTGCCTCGTAGGCGGACTGATCATGGCCTCCCAGATCAAGCAGGAAGTCTTTCCCGAATTCGAGTCCGAGATCGTGACCGTGTCCGTAGCCTATCCCGGGGCCAGCCCGGAAGAGGTCGAGAAGGGCATTGTTCTGGCCATCGAGGAGCGGGTCACGGGGCTGGACGGGATCAAAAAGGTCACGTCCTCGTCCACGGAAGGCGTGGGCACGGTCACCATCGAGGCCCTGGAAGGGACCGACATGGAACGCCTGGCCCAGGACGTCAAAGGCGAGGTCGACCGCATCTCCTCCTTTCCGGAAGACACCGAGACCCCGAAAGTGGTCGTCGCCTCGAACCAGCGCCGGACCCTGTCCATCGCCGTTTACGGGGACCTGCAGGAGAGTGTGCTGCGCGAAATGGCCGAGACCGTGCGCGACGAACTCCTGCAAGACCCGGAGATCACCCGCATCGACCTCAGCGGCGCCCGGGATCTTGAAATCGGCATTGAAATTTCCCAGGACACCCTGCGCGCCCATGGCCTGACCCTGCGCGAAGTGGCGGAAATCATCGGAAACTCGGCACTGGAACTGCCCGGAGGCAGCGTCAAGACCGCGCAGGGGGAAATCCTGGTTCGGGTCAAGGACCGCCGCGAACTGGGCAAGGAATTCGCAGGGCTGCCCATCATCAGCACTCCGGAAGGATCCGTGGTCCGCCTGGAAGACCTCGGCCGCATCACCGACGGATTCGAGGACACGGATCTCTACGCCCTGTACAACAACCAGCCCGCCATCCTGCTCGACATCTACCGCGTCGGCGACCAGACGCCCATCTCCGTGTCCGACGCCGTCAAGCGCCACATGGAGCGCCTGAACCAGATACTGCCTCCGGGCGTGCACATCGCCAAGCGCAACGACAGTTCCGACATCTTTCGCCAACGCATGGACCTTTTGACCCGCAACGGCCTCATGGGCCTGTGTCTGGTCTTTGTCCTGCTGGCGCTGTTCCTGGAAATCCGGCTCGCTTTCTGGGTCAGCATGGGCATCCCCATTTCCATCATGGGGTCGTTTCTGATCCTTCCCGGACTCGGGGTGAGTTTCAATATGATATCCATGTTCGCCTTCATCATCACGCTCGGCATCGTGGTCGATGACGCCATCGTGGTCGGCGAAAACATATACCAATACAGGGAACAGGGACTCTCCCCCCTCAAGGCCGCCACCAACGGAGCCAGAGAGGTGGTCATGCCCGTGACCTTCTCGGTGCTGACCAACGTCGTCGCCTTCTTGCCCATGCTCTTCGTGCCCGGCGTGCTGGGCCGGGTTTTCGGCGTACTTCCGGCGGTGGTCGTCAGCGTCTTTATCATCTCGCTGGTGGAGAGCCTCTTCGTGCTGCCTTCCCACCTCGGACACCTCAAGTCAGGAGGCAGGTCCTGGCTGTCCTTCGTGCACAAATGGCAGGGCAAATTCAGCACCTGGTTCATGCACATGGTGAACACCGTCGTCTCGCCCCTGCTCATGCTGACCATTCGCCTGCGCTACCTGACCCTGGCCGTGGCAATGGCCGTCCTTGTCGCCACGGTGGGATACGTGGCCAGCGGGCGCATGGGCATCGTCATGTTCCCCAAGGTCGAGTCGGATTACGCCTATGTCGAACTGGCCATGCCCTTCGGATCGCCGGTGGCCCGCACGGAGGCGGCCATCAAGCGCATGGTCCGCATCGCAGGCGACCTGGCCCGTGAAAACGGCGGAGCGGAACTGGTCGAAGGCATCTTTTCCCAGGTCGGCACAAGTTCCGGCGGGCATCAGGGTTCGGTGCGCGTCTTTCTGACCCCGCCCGAACAACGCACCCTGTCCACGACGGAATTCACCAACCGGTGGCGGGAGCGCGTCGGCGACATCGCCGGAGCCGAGTACCTCAAATTCGAATCGGATCGCGGCGGACCGGGTTCGGGCGCGGCTCTGACCATCGAACTTTCGCACCGCTCGACGCAGATTCTGGAAAAGGCGGGAGAGGATCTGGCCAAGGAGCTGGGCTCCTATGCCCAGGTTTCGGATATCGACGACGGATTCTCCGCCGGAAAGACCCAGCTCGATTTCCGCATCCGTCCGGAAGGCCGCAGCCTGGGCCTGACCTCCCAGGACGTGGCCCGCCAGATCCGCGCAGCCTTCTACGGAGCGGAAGCCCTACGCCAGCAGCGCGGCCGCAATGAAATAAAGGTCATGGTCCGCCTACCCGAGGACGAACGCATCTCCTTGCAGAATATCGAGGACTTCCTGGTGCGCACTCCGGCCGGAAAAAGCGTGCTGCTGCGCGAGGTGGCGGACGTAAGCAAAGGACATTCCTATACCAGCATCGAGCGGCGCAATGGCCGTCGCATCATCTCCGTGACCGCCGACGTGACGCCTCCGTCCGAAGCCGCCTCGATCATCAATTCCGTCAGGGACAACTTCCTGCCGCGATTGCAGGACCGCTACCAGGGCCTGGAATTCAGCTTCGAAGGCAAGCAGGCCGACATAAAAGAGGGGGTCGGGGCGCTCTTGCTGGGGCTTGGCATGGGCAGCCTGTGCATCTTCGCCCTGCTGGCCATCCCCCTGCGCAGCTACGCGCAGCCCCTCATTATCATGACCAGCATTCCGTTCGGCGTGGTCGGCGCCATTTTCGGGCATCTGCTCATGGGCTACAGCCTGAGCCTGGTCTCGCTTTTCGGCATCGTGGCCCTGTCCGGGGTGGTGGTCAACGCCTCGCTGGTGCTCATCGACTGCGCCAACGGCAAGCGCCGTCTGGGGCATTCGGCCCTGTCCTCCATTCACCAGGCCAGCTTGCAGCGCTTCCGCCCCATCCTGCTGACCACAGTGACGACCTTTGGCGGGCTGGCGCCCATGATCTGGGAAACATCCCGGCAGGCCCGGTTCCTCATCCCCATGGCCCTGTCGCTGGGATTCGGCATCGTGTTCTCGACCTTCATCACCTTGGGAATCGTGCCGTCCCTGTACATGATTCTGGAAGACCTGAAGCGCTTCGGGCGCTCCCTGGTCAAATAA
- the buk gene encoding butyrate kinase has translation MKILAINPGSTSTKIAVFDDRQELFVETIRHDAADLARFEHVMDQEEFRQEMITQAMIRHEQSVSKLGAVIGRGGLMRPIPGGVYAVGPQMLFDLRSCAFGTHASNLGAILAYDLATSAGIPSLIADPVVVDELGPLARYSGHPSITRRSIFHALNHKAVARRVAEGLGRPYEELRLIIAHLGGGVSVGAHELGRVVDANNALDGDGPFSPERSGGLPAGEVVNWCFAPGATERDIRRRITGQGGFLAYLGTASGMEIEERIRKGDAFAREVRQAMAYQVAKEIGAMGAVLRGQVDAVILTGGLVHDRELAGSIAERVQFLGPVMVHAGEDEMSALALAALRALADPESILTYPPRKATESA, from the coding sequence ATGAAGATTCTCGCCATAAACCCGGGCTCGACCTCCACCAAGATCGCGGTCTTTGACGACCGGCAGGAGCTCTTCGTGGAAACCATCCGCCACGACGCAGCCGATCTCGCGCGCTTTGAACATGTCATGGACCAGGAGGAATTCCGGCAGGAAATGATCACCCAGGCCATGATCCGGCACGAACAGAGTGTTTCAAAGCTTGGAGCCGTCATCGGCCGGGGCGGACTCATGCGCCCTATCCCCGGTGGCGTGTACGCCGTCGGCCCGCAGATGCTATTCGATCTGCGCTCCTGCGCGTTCGGAACCCACGCCTCCAACCTCGGCGCCATCCTGGCCTACGACTTGGCGACAAGCGCAGGCATCCCCTCGCTCATCGCCGACCCCGTAGTCGTGGACGAACTTGGGCCCCTGGCCCGCTACTCCGGGCACCCCTCCATAACACGGCGCAGCATCTTCCACGCCCTGAACCACAAGGCCGTGGCCAGGCGCGTGGCGGAAGGGCTGGGGCGGCCCTACGAAGAGCTTCGCCTCATCATCGCCCACCTGGGCGGGGGTGTGTCCGTGGGCGCGCACGAGCTGGGCCGGGTGGTGGACGCCAACAACGCCCTCGACGGGGACGGTCCCTTCTCGCCCGAACGCAGCGGCGGCCTGCCCGCCGGAGAAGTCGTAAACTGGTGCTTCGCCCCCGGCGCGACCGAACGGGACATCCGGCGCAGGATCACGGGCCAGGGCGGTTTCCTGGCCTACCTCGGCACTGCGAGCGGCATGGAAATCGAGGAACGCATCCGCAAGGGCGACGCATTCGCCCGAGAAGTGCGGCAGGCCATGGCCTATCAGGTGGCCAAGGAAATCGGGGCCATGGGAGCGGTACTGCGCGGGCAGGTCGATGCCGTGATCCTGACAGGCGGGCTCGTGCATGACCGGGAGCTGGCAGGCAGCATCGCCGAACGCGTGCAATTTCTGGGGCCGGTCATGGTCCACGCGGGAGAGGACGAAATGTCCGCCCTGGCCCTGGCCGCCCTGCGCGCCCTGGCCGACCCTGAATCCATCCTCACCTATCCACCCCGCAAGGCTACCGAATCCGCCTGA
- a CDS encoding bacteriohemerythrin, with amino-acid sequence MNKKIVWDQSFETNIPEVDTQHRRLVEIINTLADGIGRSSMGDLQEILGQLKEYAQYHFRTEETIMDAAGYADLAEHRDEHLAFVDQLQLFDLDIILASEGLAWDMYHFLSGWLTNHILVVDKKFSTSLSA; translated from the coding sequence ATGAACAAAAAAATCGTTTGGGATCAGTCTTTTGAAACGAACATCCCCGAAGTCGACACCCAGCACCGGCGGCTGGTCGAAATCATCAACACCCTGGCGGACGGCATAGGTCGGTCCTCCATGGGCGACCTGCAAGAAATCCTGGGCCAACTCAAGGAATACGCCCAGTACCACTTCCGGACCGAGGAGACGATCATGGATGCCGCAGGCTACGCCGATCTGGCGGAGCACCGGGATGAGCATCTGGCCTTCGTCGACCAGCTCCAGCTCTTTGATCTGGATATCATCCTGGCCTCGGAAGGACTGGCCTGGGACATGTACCATTTTCTGAGCGGCTGGCTGACCAACCACATCCTCGTCGTCGACAAGAAATTCTCGACATCGCTATCGGCCTGA
- a CDS encoding efflux transporter outer membrane subunit has translation MRLLVFLVLILSGCHAFAPVPPSVQQPPQAYRLQAGEHMADEEWWRALHSKDLNRLMYEALRFAPDIRTALARLEQAEASARKTGSALWPTLDASAEAARSWSKLHAQNQVENDAYGLGLAASYELDLWGRVRALRQADTLFVMASRDDLRTAALTLSGEVVGAWISLCSTRQQLAVLEEQQRTNAAILSTLELRFANSLASALDVLQQREAIAQTETVIFPLQSEAVRLENRINLLLGKAPGSADLAGATTLPKPMPIPGTGLPADLLRERPDIRAAWQRLLESGWDVAAARADRMPALRLTGNFEHSSGDASRIFDNWLANLAASLTAPIIDGGSRRAEVERQEAVRRERLAIYEKTVFTALSEVDTAVSSVLKQIELVRALKTQRDTAQAALTSARIRYQNGVLEYDTVLSLLLKLQQLDRTHIREQATLLTLQTGLCRALGKGWRTSFPDAPSNTKAENSI, from the coding sequence ATGAGGCTACTCGTTTTTCTTGTTCTCATTCTGAGCGGATGCCACGCCTTCGCCCCCGTACCTCCGTCCGTGCAACAGCCGCCGCAGGCGTACCGTCTGCAAGCCGGGGAACATATGGCGGACGAAGAGTGGTGGCGCGCACTGCACAGCAAAGACCTCAACAGGCTAATGTATGAAGCGCTGCGCTTCGCCCCGGACATTCGCACGGCCCTGGCCCGGCTCGAACAGGCCGAAGCCTCAGCGCGAAAAACCGGCAGCGCCCTGTGGCCGACCCTGGACGCCAGCGCCGAGGCGGCGCGGTCCTGGAGCAAACTCCACGCCCAAAATCAAGTCGAAAACGACGCCTATGGCCTGGGACTGGCCGCCAGCTATGAACTCGACCTCTGGGGCCGAGTCAGGGCGCTGCGGCAGGCCGATACGCTTTTCGTCATGGCCAGCCGCGACGACCTGCGTACAGCGGCCCTGACCTTAAGCGGCGAAGTCGTCGGGGCCTGGATATCCCTGTGCTCGACCAGACAGCAGCTCGCCGTGCTTGAAGAGCAGCAGCGCACCAATGCGGCCATCCTCTCCACCCTTGAACTGCGCTTCGCCAACTCGCTCGCCTCTGCCCTGGATGTGCTGCAGCAGCGCGAAGCCATCGCCCAGACCGAAACCGTCATTTTCCCCCTGCAGTCCGAAGCCGTGCGTCTGGAAAACCGGATCAACCTGCTCCTGGGCAAAGCGCCCGGCAGCGCGGATCTGGCCGGCGCCACCACTCTCCCGAAACCCATGCCCATCCCAGGCACAGGGCTTCCGGCGGACCTACTGCGCGAGCGCCCCGACATCCGCGCCGCCTGGCAGCGCCTGCTCGAATCGGGCTGGGACGTGGCCGCCGCCAGGGCCGACCGCATGCCGGCGCTGCGCCTGACGGGAAATTTCGAGCACAGCAGCGGCGATGCGAGCCGCATCTTCGACAATTGGCTGGCTAATCTCGCCGCGTCCCTGACCGCCCCGATCATCGACGGAGGCAGCCGCCGGGCCGAAGTGGAACGGCAGGAGGCCGTGCGCAGGGAACGCTTGGCAATATATGAAAAAACCGTATTCACGGCCCTGTCCGAAGTGGACACCGCGGTCAGCTCCGTCCTCAAGCAGATCGAACTGGTCCGCGCCCTTAAGACGCAGCGCGACACGGCCCAGGCTGCGCTGACCAGCGCCCGGATCCGCTACCAGAACGGCGTGCTCGAATACGACACGGTCCTTTCCCTGTTGCTGAAATTGCAGCAACTCGATCGCACGCACATTCGTGAACAGGCAACGCTTCTGACCCTGCAGACCGGACTTTGCCGGGCTCTGGGCAAAGGCTGGCGCACCTCTTTCCCCGACGCTCCCTCAAATACCAAAGCGGAAAACAGTATATGA
- a CDS encoding efflux RND transporter periplasmic adaptor subunit: MIIPECDNTSPLPRRIKLLVLVLSLLVIGAGIFVAVRFIKTRPKPPQRPPALIAPLVETTTVTAGPQTAVVQVLGTVVPARQTQIRAEVAGIVREIAPGFLPGGIVTKGSPLLRLNDEDFRLIVASREAELQSAAAALELEIGYQQVARHEWDLLEMTGKAGESSDLALRKPQLAQARAKVRQAEAALEQARLDLKRTTLTTPFTALVLDKTVELGSRVSITDTLATLVDTGEFWVEAAIPVDRLPWITLPGKNSPGSKVRILSQASGAERSGHILRLRGDLEEQGRLARVQVSLPAPLEAKPAPILLGEYVRLEIEGTRLQNVIRLPRAALRENDTVWTVQNATLSIRPATVVWRDTHTVLISDGLASGDTVVTSELASPIDGMPVTLGEER; the protein is encoded by the coding sequence ATGATCATCCCTGAATGCGACAACACGAGTCCCTTGCCGAGACGAATCAAACTCTTGGTCCTTGTTTTGTCCCTGCTTGTGATCGGAGCCGGAATTTTCGTGGCCGTGCGCTTCATCAAGACCCGGCCCAAACCGCCGCAACGCCCTCCGGCGCTCATCGCCCCCCTGGTCGAAACAACCACGGTCACGGCGGGGCCGCAGACAGCCGTCGTCCAGGTCCTGGGAACCGTCGTTCCCGCGCGCCAGACCCAGATCCGGGCCGAGGTGGCCGGGATCGTCCGCGAAATCGCCCCCGGCTTTCTTCCCGGTGGAATCGTCACCAAAGGCAGCCCTTTGCTGCGGCTCAATGATGAGGATTTCCGCCTGATCGTGGCCAGCAGGGAGGCGGAACTTCAAAGCGCCGCAGCCGCGCTGGAACTCGAAATCGGCTACCAGCAAGTGGCCAGACACGAATGGGATCTCCTTGAAATGACGGGCAAGGCCGGGGAAAGTTCGGACCTGGCCCTGCGCAAACCGCAACTCGCCCAGGCCAGGGCCAAGGTCCGCCAGGCCGAAGCCGCGCTGGAGCAGGCCCGGCTCGATCTGAAGCGGACCACGCTGACCACGCCCTTCACGGCCCTCGTGCTGGACAAGACCGTGGAACTGGGCTCCCGGGTCTCCATCACCGACACTCTGGCCACCCTGGTCGATACAGGCGAATTCTGGGTCGAGGCCGCCATCCCGGTGGACCGTCTGCCCTGGATCACCCTTCCGGGAAAAAACAGCCCCGGCTCGAAGGTACGCATCCTGTCCCAAGCCAGCGGCGCCGAACGCAGCGGCCACATCCTGCGCCTGCGCGGAGACCTGGAAGAGCAGGGCCGCCTGGCGCGGGTGCAGGTCTCCTTGCCGGCCCCCCTAGAAGCCAAACCCGCGCCCATTTTGCTGGGTGAATACGTGCGCCTGGAAATCGAGGGCACCCGCCTTCAAAACGTGATCCGCCTGCCCAGGGCCGCCCTGCGCGAAAACGACACGGTCTGGACCGTGCAGAACGCAACCCTGTCCATTCGGCCCGCCACCGTGGTCTGGCGCGATACGCACACGGTGCTGATCTCGGACGGCCTTGCATCCGGCGACACCGTGGTGACCAGCGAGCTGGCCTCTCCCATCGACGGCATGCCCGTCACTCTGGGCGAGGAAAGGTAG
- the wtpA gene encoding tungstate ABC transporter substrate-binding protein WtpA yields MCSFSLKMFLFVALLGLCAGSPAFAELSGKLVIFHAGSLSVPFADMEKAFEAKYPKVDVQRESGGSTKLARMITEIGKPADIMASADYEVIDKMLVPEFAKWNARFATNQIVLCYTPSSKYASEINDTNWAEILQRPDVVWGHSDPNLDPCGYRSLMAIQLAEKFSGQVGLYDKVLANRPEKNVRPKSVELISMMESGNMDYAFEYMSVAVQHGLKYVTFDDHINMGNYAMDPFYKTAVVKVTGKKPGEFVELKGSSITYGVTMLDGAANPEAAEAFLAYLLDEKGGLAILKAQGQPPLVPVNVATQEMHAALPASLGALVKVAE; encoded by the coding sequence ATGTGTTCTTTTTCATTGAAAATGTTTCTTTTTGTTGCCCTGCTTGGGCTTTGCGCGGGAAGCCCTGCTTTTGCCGAGCTTTCGGGTAAGCTGGTCATTTTTCATGCCGGAAGCTTGTCCGTGCCCTTTGCGGATATGGAAAAAGCCTTTGAGGCAAAATACCCGAAGGTCGACGTACAGCGTGAATCCGGCGGGAGCACCAAGCTCGCCCGCATGATCACGGAGATTGGCAAGCCCGCCGATATCATGGCCTCGGCCGACTACGAGGTCATCGACAAGATGCTTGTGCCCGAGTTTGCGAAGTGGAACGCCCGTTTCGCCACCAACCAGATCGTGCTGTGCTACACGCCGTCAAGCAAGTATGCCTCCGAAATAAACGACACGAACTGGGCCGAGATCCTGCAACGCCCAGACGTTGTTTGGGGTCATTCCGATCCGAATCTGGACCCGTGCGGCTATCGCAGCCTGATGGCCATTCAGCTCGCCGAGAAGTTCAGCGGCCAGGTCGGACTGTATGACAAGGTGCTGGCCAACCGGCCGGAAAAGAATGTGCGCCCCAAATCCGTGGAGCTCATTTCCATGATGGAATCCGGCAACATGGATTACGCCTTCGAATACATGTCCGTGGCCGTGCAGCACGGGCTCAAGTATGTGACCTTCGACGACCACATCAACATGGGCAACTATGCCATGGATCCTTTCTATAAAACAGCCGTGGTCAAGGTCACAGGCAAGAAGCCGGGCGAATTTGTCGAGCTTAAGGGCAGTTCCATCACCTACGGCGTGACCATGCTTGATGGCGCCGCCAATCCCGAGGCCGCCGAAGCCTTTCTGGCCTATCTGCTCGATGAGAAGGGCGGTCTTGCCATCCTGAAGGCGCAAGGGCAGCCGCCGCTTGTTCCCGTCAACGTGGCGACGCAGGAAATGCACGCCGCGCTGCCCGCATCGCTGGGGGCGCTGGTCAAGGTCGCCGAATAG